A single Nitrosospira multiformis ATCC 25196 DNA region contains:
- a CDS encoding putative bifunctional diguanylate cyclase/phosphodiesterase — protein MRLPAFFAVFNSKETRKALEEKTAEFSRSLSLCKATVELTAEGLLVTDRVGRVLYHNQFYLEMWPIPEEFMDNMSHQAIVQYGSSQLKEPQRFLHATEEIYHAWPPESLDLLQFNDCRIFERYTKAKVLEGQNMVRVWSLRNITERREADAYKAQLAAIVESSNDAIIVQDLNGIITSWNAGAEGLFGYRASEVIGSSVEILIPPDLREEEGDIMCLIKSGRRADHFETVRWGKGRKPIDVSVTISAMKDRAGNIIGASKIVRDITQRKESQERIEYLAHYDSLTGLPNRTLLSDRLRIAIENARRYSIRLALLFVDIDRFKLVNDSLGHEIGDKLLKAVAQRMQSTVRQADTVSRVGGDEFVVLLSRIETATDAARSAEKLITSISQPYQIEEHELLLTASIGISIYPDNGKDASSLTRNADAAMYSAKGQGRNRYQFYSEDLTYAAAERLRLEHDLRGALSRDEIFPLYQPQIELATGRVIGVEALMRWNRAGQGLISPASFIPVAEDSGLILALGEYILRKACLQARQWHEHQGFQGTIAVNVSAVQFRQNDFTDVVLRVLSETGFPPECLELEVTESVVMQGLESVVQKMGILESHGIKLAIDDFGTGYSSLSYLRQFAIDRLKIDQSFVRDLPGDADAQAIIRAIVAMGRSLGLRVMAEGVETEAQARFLQDIECTESQGYLYARPMKSNDFEAWLKTRN, from the coding sequence TTGAGGCTGCCCGCATTCTTCGCTGTTTTCAATAGCAAGGAAACAAGAAAGGCACTGGAGGAAAAAACAGCGGAATTTAGCCGCTCGCTTTCGCTGTGCAAAGCCACCGTGGAGTTGACGGCTGAAGGGCTCCTGGTGACCGACAGGGTGGGCCGCGTGCTCTACCATAACCAGTTTTATCTGGAGATGTGGCCGATTCCCGAGGAGTTCATGGATAATATGTCACACCAGGCAATTGTCCAGTATGGTTCGAGCCAATTAAAAGAGCCACAACGATTCCTGCACGCGACTGAGGAAATCTATCACGCATGGCCGCCTGAAAGCCTTGACCTCCTTCAGTTTAACGATTGCCGGATATTTGAACGCTATACCAAGGCCAAAGTCCTGGAGGGGCAAAACATGGTGCGCGTCTGGAGCTTGAGAAACATTACGGAACGAAGGGAGGCGGATGCCTACAAAGCGCAGCTGGCGGCAATTGTCGAGTCCTCCAACGATGCGATCATTGTCCAGGACCTCAACGGCATTATCACCAGCTGGAATGCCGGGGCAGAGGGGCTTTTCGGGTATCGTGCCAGCGAGGTAATAGGCTCTTCCGTAGAGATACTCATTCCTCCGGACCTCCGGGAAGAAGAGGGAGATATCATGTGCCTCATCAAAAGCGGAAGACGCGCGGATCATTTTGAAACCGTGCGATGGGGAAAGGGCAGAAAACCAATTGATGTCTCGGTCACGATATCGGCAATGAAGGATAGGGCCGGTAATATCATCGGCGCATCCAAAATAGTGCGAGACATCACCCAACGCAAGGAATCGCAGGAACGCATCGAGTATCTGGCCCATTACGACTCGCTGACCGGGTTGCCTAACCGGACGCTGCTCTCCGATCGCCTCAGGATTGCGATCGAGAACGCGAGGCGGTATTCCATACGATTGGCGCTGCTGTTCGTGGACATTGACCGTTTCAAGCTGGTCAACGATTCGCTTGGCCATGAGATTGGCGACAAGCTGCTCAAGGCAGTCGCACAGCGAATGCAATCCACAGTGCGCCAGGCTGATACGGTGAGCCGGGTAGGGGGTGATGAATTTGTTGTCCTGCTAAGCCGGATCGAAACAGCGACGGATGCGGCGCGAAGCGCGGAAAAGCTTATTACCTCAATCTCCCAGCCCTATCAAATAGAAGAGCATGAGTTATTACTGACTGCGAGCATCGGGATCAGCATTTATCCAGACAATGGCAAGGATGCGAGCAGTCTGACGCGCAATGCGGATGCCGCGATGTACTCGGCCAAAGGGCAGGGCAGGAACCGCTATCAGTTCTATTCTGAGGACTTGACTTATGCCGCGGCTGAACGGCTCAGACTTGAGCACGACTTGCGAGGGGCACTTTCGCGTGATGAAATTTTCCCGCTATATCAGCCTCAGATAGAGCTTGCCACGGGACGGGTCATCGGCGTGGAGGCCCTCATGCGCTGGAACCGGGCGGGGCAGGGGTTGATCTCTCCTGCAAGCTTTATTCCTGTAGCCGAGGACAGTGGTCTAATCCTCGCTCTCGGTGAATACATCCTGAGAAAAGCCTGCCTGCAGGCGCGCCAATGGCACGAACATCAGGGATTCCAAGGAACGATTGCGGTAAATGTTTCAGCGGTGCAGTTTCGCCAGAACGATTTCACGGATGTTGTGTTGCGCGTCCTTTCCGAAACGGGTTTTCCGCCTGAATGCCTCGAACTGGAAGTCACCGAGAGCGTCGTGATGCAGGGATTGGAATCGGTGGTGCAGAAGATGGGCATTCTTGAATCGCATGGTATAAAACTGGCCATCGACGATTTTGGCACTGGCTATTCCAGCTTGTCCTATTTGCGGCAGTTTGCCATTGACCGGCTAAAAATAGACCAATCCTTTGTTCGTGACCTGCCGGGGGATGCGGATGCGCAGGCGATTATCCGCGCCATAGTTGCGATGGGGCGCAGCCTGGGCTTACGGGTGATGGCAGAAGGCGTGGAGACGGAAGCGCAGGCCCGATTTCTGCAGGACATCGAGTGCACGGAAAGCCAGGGCTATCTCTATGCAAGGCCAATGAAGTCAAATGATTTTGAAGCCTGGCTAAAAACCAGGAATTAG
- a CDS encoding response regulator, producing MNNINPPLSGQKVLVVDDEEDILVITRLMLELHGAEVITSLTAVEALEQVRMRRPDIVISDISMPHMDGYQFIQAVRNLPVHKGKDTPALALTAFSRSQDRERALNAGFQAHLSKPVSLQVLIETVAHITNLPTHSALGERPISSPSQAPFGSLP from the coding sequence ATGAATAACATAAATCCGCCCCTTTCCGGACAGAAGGTATTGGTCGTAGACGATGAGGAAGATATACTGGTTATCACCAGGTTGATGCTGGAGTTACACGGCGCTGAAGTAATTACCTCTCTTACTGCCGTTGAAGCGCTGGAGCAGGTGCGGATGCGAAGACCCGACATCGTCATAAGCGATATCAGCATGCCTCACATGGACGGCTACCAGTTCATTCAGGCGGTGCGGAACCTCCCCGTCCATAAAGGGAAAGACACTCCGGCCTTGGCCCTTACCGCTTTCAGCCGCTCCCAGGATCGGGAAAGAGCTCTGAATGCCGGTTTCCAGGCGCATCTTTCCAAACCCGTCTCACTTCAAGTATTAATTGAGACTGTGGCGCACATTACAAATCTGCCCACTCACTCAGCTCTCGGGGAGAGACCCATTTCCTCTCCTTCTCAAGCCCCCTTCGGCAGCTTGCCCTGA
- a CDS encoding Crp/Fnr family transcriptional regulator, which yields MSTFHPSHPTHNRLLAALPPIELDDLAPHLELVHLLPGDVLCKPGETLPYAYFPTSSVISIHCMLENGASSELTSVGREGMLGVSLFMGGEATQNWVSVQSAGYGYRLNAAFLLQEFNEGGMLQRLLLRYSQALITEAVQNVVCSRYHTAQQRLCRWLLSMLDRLGPQDLILTQESIASILGVRRESVTAIARKLLEAGTICYRRGHIMVIDQIGLQKETCECYKKVKKEFDQVFDEVKTCEKVRQNSINAANAL from the coding sequence ATGTCTACTTTCCACCCGTCCCATCCCACCCACAACCGCCTCCTGGCTGCCTTGCCGCCAATTGAACTTGACGATCTGGCGCCGCATCTCGAACTGGTTCATCTGCTGCCCGGTGATGTTCTCTGCAAACCGGGCGAGACGCTTCCCTATGCCTACTTTCCCACTTCTTCCGTCATTTCCATCCATTGCATGTTGGAAAATGGAGCATCGTCGGAGCTTACAAGCGTAGGGAGAGAAGGCATGCTCGGCGTCTCGCTGTTCATGGGAGGAGAAGCTACCCAGAACTGGGTCAGCGTGCAAAGCGCCGGCTACGGCTACCGGCTGAACGCCGCATTTTTGCTCCAGGAATTCAATGAGGGGGGAATGCTACAACGCCTGTTGTTACGCTACAGTCAGGCGCTTATCACGGAAGCCGTCCAGAATGTGGTATGCAGCAGGTATCATACAGCTCAGCAGCGGCTATGCCGCTGGTTGCTGTCAATGCTGGATCGCCTCGGTCCCCAGGACCTTATCCTGACTCAGGAATCCATCGCCAGCATTCTGGGCGTTCGACGCGAGAGCGTTACAGCAATTGCAAGAAAGCTGCTGGAAGCGGGAACGATTTGCTACCGCCGCGGCCACATCATGGTTATTGATCAGATCGGTCTTCAGAAGGAGACTTGCGAGTGCTATAAAAAAGTCAAAAAAGAATTTGACCAGGTATTTGATGAGGTGAAGACATGTGAGAAGGTAAGGCAAAACAGCATAAATGCGGCAAATGCGCTTTAA
- a CDS encoding sensor histidine kinase, whose protein sequence is MTLATDQNLDLDKLSPTARRMLELRDEILWEWAERVRQSVKEAEQLPHPILINTFPSLYDNIAEAITPGYPRATGNESNTVASEHGGERARLTNYNVHSVISEYQILRWTIFDVLKANGVQLNDEEIYRINASIDGSVREAVNAFALAQLALRERFMAALTHDLRNPLSNAKLAAQLIEHSSDLGRIKEFAGKIVASLDRMDGMIQDLLDSARFQSGERLRLHLEEFDIQQLAEEICGQFTFAHGPRFQLIAQSARVWWDREAVKRAMENLLGNAVKYGASDTPVRIKIDPVHGRVILTVHNEGEPIPPEQMESLFQVFQRAAAAREGNKEGWGIGLPYVRSVAESHGGSIEVDSADHHGTTFLVSMPADARPFQHVPTLEGK, encoded by the coding sequence ATGACTTTGGCAACTGATCAGAATCTCGACCTTGACAAACTTTCTCCAACTGCCAGAAGAATGCTGGAGCTTCGGGATGAGATTCTCTGGGAATGGGCGGAAAGGGTCCGGCAATCCGTCAAAGAAGCCGAACAGTTGCCTCATCCGATCCTGATCAATACCTTTCCGTCCCTATACGACAACATTGCAGAAGCGATTACCCCGGGCTACCCCAGAGCCACAGGAAATGAAAGCAACACCGTAGCGAGCGAGCACGGGGGCGAGCGCGCCAGGCTGACGAACTACAACGTCCATTCGGTTATCTCGGAATATCAGATATTGCGATGGACGATCTTTGATGTTTTGAAGGCGAATGGCGTTCAGCTTAACGATGAGGAAATTTACCGGATCAACGCTTCCATTGATGGATCAGTGCGTGAGGCGGTAAATGCCTTCGCTCTTGCTCAGTTAGCACTGCGCGAAAGATTCATGGCCGCGCTGACGCACGACCTGAGGAACCCATTATCAAATGCAAAACTTGCTGCCCAGTTGATTGAGCATTCTTCAGATCTGGGCAGGATAAAGGAATTTGCGGGGAAAATTGTTGCAAGCCTCGACCGTATGGACGGAATGATTCAGGATTTGCTCGATTCGGCCCGATTCCAGAGTGGAGAACGGTTACGGCTTCACCTCGAAGAATTCGACATCCAGCAGCTCGCAGAGGAAATATGCGGGCAATTCACCTTCGCGCACGGCCCGCGTTTTCAACTCATTGCCCAATCAGCCAGGGTCTGGTGGGATCGGGAAGCCGTCAAAAGAGCAATGGAAAATCTTCTTGGCAATGCCGTCAAGTATGGCGCTTCTGACACTCCTGTAAGGATCAAAATTGATCCGGTACATGGGCGCGTGATACTGACCGTGCATAATGAAGGAGAGCCGATTCCTCCGGAACAAATGGAGAGCCTGTTCCAGGTATTCCAAAGGGCAGCCGCCGCAAGGGAAGGGAACAAGGAAGGCTGGGGCATAGGCTTGCCGTACGTGCGCAGCGTCGCGGAAAGCCATGGTGGGAGTATTGAAGTTGATAGCGCAGATCACCACGGAACAACTTTCCTGGTGAGCATGCCAGCAGACGCAAGGCCTTTTCAGCATGTCCCAACACTTGAGGGAAAATGA
- a CDS encoding IS5/IS1182 family transposase: MVCVYTETGAEAVIPPRNNRCASREFDRERYKARNLVERFFNRLKQFRRLATRYDKFAHPFSAFLHLAYAYIWLL, from the coding sequence TTGGTTTGTGTTTACACCGAGACGGGCGCTGAGGCCGTCATCCCGCCCCGGAACAACCGATGCGCATCGCGCGAGTTCGATCGGGAGCGGTATAAAGCGCGCAATCTGGTCGAGCGATTCTTCAATCGGCTCAAACAATTTCGTCGCCTCGCGACCCGCTACGACAAATTCGCCCACCCCTTCAGTGCTTTCTTGCATCTGGCTTACGCCTACATCTGGCTACTGTGA
- a CDS encoding IS5 family transposase (programmed frameshift), translated as MRDLFYLSETQFNRIKPYFPLSHGVPRVDDLRVISGIIYVIRNGLQWKDAPREYGPHKTLYNRFVRWSRLGVFNRIFVELTGKEETPERLMIDATHLKAHRTAASLLKKGMFPRRIGRTKGGLNSKLHVVCDGQGKPVAMLLSEGQMSDYKGARVLLPSLPKAKTLIADRGYDAAWFRAALRAKGMTPCIPTKRNRKIQIKYDKTLYRQRHRIENMFARLKDWRRIAMRYDRCAHTFFSAICIAATVIFYLN; from the exons ATGAGAGATTTGTTTTACCTGTCGGAAACACAGTTCAACCGTATAAAACCTTATTTTCCCTTGTCCCACGGAGTTCCCCGTGTTGATGATCTGCGGGTGATCAGCGGGATCATCTACGTCATTCGGAATGGCCTGCAATGGAAGGATGCCCCCAGGGAATACGGGCCGCACAAGACACTGTATAACCGTTTCGTGCGCTGGAGCCGACTGGGCGTGTTCAACCGCATCTTTGTGGAACTGACCGGTAAAGAGGAAACGCCCGAGAGGCTGATGATCGACGCCACGCATCTGAAGGCCCACCGCACGGCAGCCAGCCTGCTAAAAAAGGGGATGT TTCCCCGCCGTATCGGTCGCACAAAGGGCGGCCTGAACTCGAAGCTTCATGTGGTCTGCGACGGTCAGGGCAAGCCTGTGGCCATGCTCCTGTCCGAAGGGCAGATGAGCGATTACAAGGGAGCACGTGTGCTGCTGCCGTCATTGCCCAAAGCCAAAACCCTGATTGCAGACCGCGGCTATGACGCTGCCTGGTTCCGGGCAGCGTTGCGTGCCAAAGGCATGACGCCCTGCATACCGACAAAAAGGAATCGCAAAATCCAGATCAAATACGACAAGACCCTCTACAGGCAAAGGCACAGGATCGAGAACATGTTCGCTCGGCTCAAGGACTGGCGCAGGATCGCCATGCGTTACGACCGCTGTGCCCATACCTTCTTCTCTGCCATCTGTATCGCCGCAACTGTCATCTTCTATCTCAATTAA
- the trhA gene encoding PAQR family membrane homeostasis protein TrhA codes for MQNFNYDLARPERKQSQAEEIANSISHGIALVAALVGAPFLITHAARSGDTGFLVGTSLFSATVIFLYLASTIYHALPTGKAKRVFKVVEHSAIFVLIAGTYTPFTLGVLDGVWGRALLVGIWGLALAGIMLKVFYKASLPILSTILYLFMGWLVVIAANPLAAKMPIQGLLWLTTGGVSYTLGVVFFALDSRLRYGHLVWHLFVIAGTTCHYFAVLWYAA; via the coding sequence ATGCAAAACTTTAATTATGATCTGGCAAGGCCAGAGCGGAAACAATCACAAGCGGAAGAAATCGCAAACAGCATTAGCCATGGTATAGCCTTGGTTGCCGCACTCGTAGGAGCTCCATTTCTCATCACTCATGCCGCTCGCTCCGGCGACACCGGATTCCTTGTAGGCACGAGTCTCTTCTCCGCGACTGTCATATTTCTTTACCTTGCTTCGACCATCTACCATGCGTTGCCGACAGGCAAGGCCAAGCGCGTGTTTAAAGTTGTCGAGCATTCTGCCATCTTTGTTCTTATCGCGGGCACATATACGCCATTCACGCTTGGAGTCCTGGATGGAGTATGGGGACGTGCCCTTCTCGTGGGAATTTGGGGTCTTGCGCTGGCGGGTATAATGCTCAAGGTATTTTATAAAGCCTCTTTACCCATTCTATCAACCATCCTCTATCTGTTCATGGGGTGGCTTGTTGTGATTGCGGCTAATCCATTGGCGGCTAAAATGCCAATACAAGGGTTGCTCTGGTTGACTACAGGAGGCGTGTCTTACACACTCGGCGTAGTTTTTTTTGCACTCGATTCTCGGCTGCGGTATGGCCATCTGGTTTGGCACCTCTTTGTGATAGCGGGCACAACATGCCATTACTTCGCCGTGCTCTGGTATGCCGCCTAA
- a CDS encoding cold-shock protein, with protein MATETGIVKWFSDDKGFGFITSDEGGKDLFAHFSSIVGEGFKTLQEAQRVTFDVVSGPKGLQASNIRPQ; from the coding sequence ATGGCAACAGAAACAGGTATTGTGAAATGGTTTAGCGATGATAAAGGCTTTGGCTTTATTACCTCAGATGAAGGTGGAAAAGATTTGTTTGCCCACTTCTCTTCGATTGTGGGTGAAGGTTTTAAAACGCTGCAAGAGGCCCAGCGTGTCACTTTTGATGTGGTAAGCGGTCCCAAGGGTTTACAGGCATCGAATATTAGACCTCAGTAA